In Mesorhizobium sp. 113-3-3, a genomic segment contains:
- a CDS encoding AraC family transcriptional regulator: MDLTSSEGVSSASGGPLTDMLRGLRLDGVDYGRCDLGEPWAVFFPAQEAARFHFIGRLGCWLFSPSRQWLELKAGDALLLPRGAEHILASAPGIPAVPIESYSVEPLQDNVYAVSNGGQGAKTLLFCGSMHFNLGGSHPVLAMMPDMMRARDLMADEPGIPHLLEAMASEVTGNRAGSGGMLARLADVLAASIIRSWVENAGGTTGWTAAIRDRDIGRVLAAIHRQPERNWTVDALAREMGASRSAFAERFTAIVGETPARYVARLRMHQARQWLIEDRMRVSVVAARLGYESEASFSRAFKRIVGMAPSHFRTVDCISEER; this comes from the coding sequence ATGGATCTCACATCATCCGAGGGTGTCTCGTCGGCTTCCGGCGGCCCGCTGACCGACATGCTGCGAGGTTTGCGGCTTGACGGCGTCGATTATGGCCGCTGCGACCTTGGCGAGCCGTGGGCGGTGTTCTTTCCGGCCCAGGAGGCGGCACGGTTCCATTTCATCGGCCGGCTCGGTTGCTGGCTGTTTTCGCCATCCCGGCAATGGCTGGAGCTGAAAGCCGGCGACGCGCTGCTGTTGCCGCGCGGCGCCGAACACATCCTTGCCAGCGCGCCTGGCATTCCTGCCGTGCCGATCGAAAGCTACAGCGTCGAGCCTTTGCAGGACAATGTCTACGCCGTCTCGAACGGCGGCCAGGGTGCGAAAACCCTGCTGTTTTGCGGTAGCATGCACTTCAATCTGGGTGGATCGCATCCCGTGCTCGCCATGATGCCGGACATGATGCGCGCCCGGGACTTGATGGCGGACGAGCCGGGCATTCCGCACCTTCTGGAAGCCATGGCCAGCGAAGTGACCGGCAATCGCGCCGGCTCGGGCGGCATGCTGGCGCGGCTGGCCGACGTATTGGCCGCAAGCATTATCCGCTCATGGGTGGAGAACGCCGGCGGCACCACCGGCTGGACAGCGGCGATCAGGGATCGCGACATCGGCCGCGTGCTGGCGGCCATTCATCGCCAGCCCGAGCGGAACTGGACCGTCGACGCCCTCGCCCGCGAAATGGGTGCCTCACGCTCGGCCTTCGCCGAACGGTTCACGGCGATCGTCGGCGAGACACCGGCGAGATATGTCGCCCGGCTGCGCATGCACCAGGCGCGACAGTGGCTGATCGAAGACCGAATGCGGGTGTCCGTGGTGGCAGCCCGGCTGGGCTACGAGTCCGAGGCTTCGTTCAGCCGGGCATTCAAGCGGATCGTCGGCATGGCTCCCAGCCATTTTCGCACCGTCGACTGCATCTCAGAGGAACGCTGA
- a CDS encoding ABC transporter ATP-binding protein, with the protein MTQIELRGVQKFFGAVQVIKDLNLKISDNEFIVLLGQSGCGKTTTLRAIAGLETIDEGDILIDGKPVQHLKAADRDIAMVFQSFSLYPHMSVYENIAFPLRATRKSKAEIDSEVRSVAKTLQITDLLGKKPSALSGGDMQRVAIGRALVRRPKAMLMDEPIGALDAKLREEMRAEIKRLHIKQGSTTIYVTHDQIEAMSLADRIVIMHEGVLQQVGSPDEVYSRPANLFVAQFVGSPVMNVADAAVAEKASSASVTVGDATTGFEFPRALLSKLNGHAGGQLALGIRPEGVLIRREAAEGFMAVETQIVEPLGSFDIVDLKVGSKMLRARTKSGFISGPGEKVFARIDPTQAHFFDKASGKSLEVRL; encoded by the coding sequence TTGACCCAGATCGAGCTTCGCGGCGTCCAGAAATTCTTCGGCGCCGTCCAGGTCATCAAGGACCTCAACCTCAAAATATCGGACAATGAGTTCATCGTGCTGCTCGGCCAGTCAGGCTGCGGCAAGACGACGACGTTGCGCGCGATCGCCGGGCTGGAAACGATCGACGAGGGCGACATCCTCATCGACGGCAAACCGGTCCAGCATCTGAAGGCGGCCGACCGCGACATTGCCATGGTGTTCCAGTCGTTCTCGCTCTACCCGCATATGAGCGTCTACGAGAACATCGCCTTCCCCTTGCGCGCCACGCGCAAGAGCAAGGCGGAGATCGACAGCGAGGTGCGCTCGGTCGCCAAGACGCTGCAGATAACGGATCTGCTCGGCAAGAAGCCGTCGGCGCTGTCGGGCGGCGACATGCAGCGCGTCGCCATCGGCCGGGCGCTGGTGCGGCGGCCAAAGGCGATGCTGATGGACGAGCCGATCGGCGCGCTCGATGCCAAGCTGCGCGAGGAGATGCGCGCCGAGATCAAGCGGTTGCATATCAAGCAAGGCTCGACCACCATCTATGTCACGCACGACCAGATCGAGGCGATGAGCCTAGCGGACCGCATCGTCATCATGCATGAAGGCGTGCTGCAGCAGGTCGGCTCACCGGACGAGGTCTATTCGCGCCCGGCCAATCTGTTCGTGGCGCAATTCGTCGGCAGCCCGGTGATGAATGTCGCCGACGCGGCGGTGGCCGAGAAAGCCTCGTCCGCATCGGTGACCGTCGGCGACGCGACCACCGGCTTCGAGTTTCCGCGCGCGCTGCTGTCGAAACTCAACGGTCATGCCGGCGGCCAGCTGGCGCTCGGTATCCGGCCGGAAGGCGTGCTCATTCGCCGTGAGGCGGCGGAGGGGTTCATGGCTGTCGAGACGCAGATCGTCGAACCGCTGGGCTCCTTCGACATCGTCGACCTGAAAGTCGGCTCCAAGATGCTGCGGGCTCGCACCAAGAGCGGCTTCATCTCGGGTCCCGGCGAGAAGGTCTTTGCCCGGATCGATCCCACCCAGGCGCATTTCTTCGACAAGGCAAGCGGCAAGTCGCTTGAGGTGAGGCTCTGA
- a CDS encoding MFS transporter: protein MAEPVTDVIDAALLNPADNDERTEPAWGAVVSLALGVFGLVTAEFLPASLLTPMARDLGVTEGVAGQAVTATAIVGAIAAPTMAIITRRMDRRLVMWMLTSFLILSNLLATFAASLPMLLLARVVLGVALGGFWAMSAAMALRLVPMRLMPRAMSIILTGVSLATVTAAPVGAYVGDIWGWRTAFMIATIVGALALLVQLATIPKLPPMGVASFRTLLEVLERPSIRVALLVVLLVASGHFAGFTYVRPFLEKVPVLDIETISLVLLAYGIGGFFGNIAGGFLAERNLKIAVALAPLLIALAAASMLILGASPMIAAAAVAAWGFAFGAVPVGLQSWLVRAAPDQAESAGGLMVATFQVAIALGAVFGGLLVDHAGVASAFAYCGIATLLAAIVVFLRGPKQAE from the coding sequence ATGGCCGAACCCGTAACTGATGTCATCGACGCCGCACTTCTGAACCCCGCAGACAACGATGAACGAACAGAACCGGCGTGGGGCGCGGTGGTTTCACTGGCGCTTGGCGTTTTCGGTCTTGTCACCGCCGAATTCCTGCCCGCCAGCCTGCTGACGCCGATGGCGCGCGATCTCGGCGTCACCGAAGGTGTCGCGGGGCAGGCGGTGACCGCAACCGCCATCGTCGGTGCCATTGCCGCACCCACCATGGCCATCATCACGCGGCGCATGGACCGCAGGCTGGTGATGTGGATGCTGACCTCGTTCCTCATCCTGTCCAACCTTCTCGCCACCTTTGCCGCGTCGCTGCCCATGCTTCTTTTGGCCCGCGTCGTGCTCGGCGTGGCGCTGGGCGGTTTCTGGGCAATGTCGGCGGCCATGGCGCTGCGGCTGGTGCCGATGCGGCTGATGCCGCGCGCCATGTCGATCATCCTGACCGGCGTTTCGCTGGCCACGGTCACCGCCGCCCCGGTCGGCGCCTATGTCGGCGACATCTGGGGCTGGCGCACGGCGTTCATGATCGCGACCATCGTCGGCGCCCTGGCGCTGCTGGTGCAATTGGCCACCATTCCGAAGCTGCCGCCAATGGGTGTCGCGAGCTTCCGCACCTTGCTCGAGGTGCTGGAGCGGCCGTCGATCCGTGTGGCCCTGCTGGTCGTGCTGCTGGTCGCGTCGGGGCATTTTGCCGGCTTCACCTATGTGCGCCCCTTCCTCGAAAAAGTGCCGGTGCTCGACATCGAGACGATCTCGCTGGTGCTGCTGGCCTATGGCATAGGCGGTTTCTTCGGCAACATCGCCGGCGGCTTCCTGGCCGAACGCAACCTCAAGATAGCCGTGGCGCTGGCACCCCTGCTGATCGCCCTGGCGGCCGCCTCGATGCTGATCCTTGGCGCCTCGCCGATGATCGCCGCGGCTGCCGTCGCCGCCTGGGGCTTTGCCTTCGGCGCGGTGCCGGTCGGGCTGCAGAGCTGGCTGGTGCGGGCAGCGCCTGACCAGGCCGAAAGCGCCGGCGGACTGATGGTCGCGACCTTCCAGGTGGCGATTGCGCTGGGCGCCGTCTTCGGCGGCCTGCTGGTCGACCATGCCGGCGTGGCCAGCGCCTTCGCCTATTGCGGCATCGCAACGCTGCTGGCGGCCATCGTGGTGTTCCTGCGCGGCCCGAAGCAGGCCGAATAG
- a CDS encoding DUF4437 domain-containing protein, translated as MPNHLKVLTLAVMLMVCGQAFALEDSYLPADKIPYVAEVPDQPHRLGPLWGERAKGPAGTLLKVPGNWRAPVHAHTADYRAVVIKGLWAHWQMQGGEATKVELPPGSYWTQKANEMHDDACLSETECVILLINDTPYETYFAK; from the coding sequence ATGCCAAATCATCTGAAGGTCCTGACGCTCGCCGTCATGCTCATGGTCTGCGGCCAGGCCTTCGCCCTCGAAGACAGCTATCTGCCGGCCGACAAGATCCCCTACGTCGCCGAAGTGCCGGATCAGCCGCACCGCCTTGGACCTTTGTGGGGCGAAAGGGCCAAGGGCCCTGCAGGAACGCTGCTGAAAGTCCCAGGCAACTGGCGCGCTCCTGTTCACGCGCACACCGCCGACTATCGCGCAGTGGTCATAAAGGGGCTGTGGGCGCATTGGCAGATGCAAGGCGGCGAGGCGACCAAGGTCGAATTGCCTCCGGGATCCTACTGGACCCAGAAGGCCAATGAGATGCATGACGACGCTTGCCTGTCCGAAACGGAGTGCGTGATCTTGCTGATCAACGACACGCCCTACGAGACCTATTTCGCGAAATAG
- a CDS encoding GFA family protein: MLYKGSCHCGKVAFQFKAELTGAVRCNCSICSRKGALLCAIPHKDLTVLAWGDDLGTYTFGNHAMAHRFCRTCGIHPFAEDVREGEERSAYINLNCVADIDPSTLSIFDFDGRSA; encoded by the coding sequence ATGCTGTACAAAGGCAGCTGCCACTGCGGCAAGGTCGCCTTCCAGTTCAAGGCGGAACTGACGGGCGCCGTGCGGTGCAATTGTTCGATCTGTTCGCGCAAGGGCGCGCTCTTGTGTGCCATCCCGCATAAAGACCTGACGGTCCTGGCCTGGGGCGATGATCTGGGAACCTATACGTTCGGCAATCACGCCATGGCGCACCGTTTCTGCCGCACCTGCGGCATCCACCCTTTCGCTGAGGACGTCCGCGAAGGCGAAGAGCGCAGCGCCTACATCAACCTCAATTGCGTCGCCGATATCGACCCGTCCACTCTGTCGATCTTCGATTTCGACGGGCGTTCAGCCTGA
- a CDS encoding AraC family transcriptional regulator, with protein sequence MPNYSSKIPITGDPLTDILRGLRLDGVEYGRCEMKEPWGIQFPAQPGARFHFIGRRGCWLKQPSGEWVELNAGDAVLLPRGEAHVLASEPGAKAWPIHGYELEEVCKDVYCTSNAEMCDKNCQPGTLLFCAAMYFNLDGLHPLLGMMPDVMRSHELEAYEPGIPHLLEAMAREVTMERVGSGGILARLADVLAATVIRSWVERGCGDSSGWIAAVRDRDIGRVLAAIHLEPDHDWTVESLARMMGASRSGFAERFATIVGETPARYVTQVRMHQARQWLVRDRMKISVVAARLGYESDAAFSRAFKRVIGSAPSHLRAEEQADIRRAG encoded by the coding sequence ATGCCTAACTATTCGTCCAAAATTCCGATCACGGGTGACCCGCTGACGGACATATTGCGCGGTCTGCGTCTCGATGGCGTCGAGTATGGCCGCTGCGAGATGAAAGAGCCTTGGGGCATCCAGTTTCCGGCTCAGCCAGGGGCGCGGTTTCACTTCATCGGCCGCAGGGGCTGCTGGCTGAAGCAGCCCTCCGGCGAATGGGTTGAGCTCAATGCCGGCGACGCGGTGCTCTTGCCGCGCGGCGAGGCCCATGTGCTGGCCAGCGAACCCGGTGCGAAGGCCTGGCCGATCCATGGCTATGAGCTCGAGGAAGTCTGCAAGGACGTCTATTGCACGTCGAACGCCGAGATGTGCGACAAGAATTGCCAGCCGGGAACGCTGCTGTTCTGCGCCGCGATGTACTTCAACCTCGATGGCCTGCATCCGCTGCTCGGCATGATGCCGGACGTGATGCGCTCGCATGAGCTGGAAGCCTACGAGCCGGGCATTCCGCATCTCCTAGAGGCCATGGCGCGCGAAGTGACGATGGAGCGCGTCGGCTCCGGCGGCATCCTGGCGCGGCTGGCTGACGTGCTTGCCGCCACCGTCATCCGCTCATGGGTCGAGCGTGGCTGCGGCGATTCCTCCGGCTGGATCGCCGCGGTCAGGGATCGCGACATCGGCCGCGTGCTGGCCGCAATCCATCTCGAACCCGACCATGACTGGACGGTCGAGTCGCTGGCCCGGATGATGGGTGCCTCGCGCTCGGGCTTTGCCGAGCGCTTCGCCACCATCGTCGGCGAAACGCCGGCAAGATATGTCACGCAGGTCAGAATGCATCAGGCGCGGCAATGGCTGGTCCGCGACCGGATGAAGATCTCGGTCGTTGCCGCCCGCCTCGGCTATGAATCGGACGCCGCCTTCAGCCGTGCCTTCAAGCGCGTCATCGGATCGGCGCCCAGCCATCTGCGCGCCGAGGAACAGGCCGACATCCGCCGGGCCGGGTAA
- a CDS encoding carbohydrate ABC transporter permease has protein sequence MATTMITTLERSSRAAARGLSDISIRNLFIIPTVLFLIVFNIFPLIYSLGYSFTDFRASTNAPANFVGLQNYRDLLNDPYVWSNFAITAKYVIISVAGQLLVGFGVAMLLNRDIPLKGLITTLLLLPMMLSMAVVGLFWKLLYDPSWGVINYALGLGNFEWLADPKMARYAVALTDIWMWSPFVMLLSLAGLSAVPKHLYEAAAIDRAGPFYTFFRITLPLVAPILMIAVIFRTMEAFKTFDLAYILTSQPTAELISIRLYKMAFQEWQTGRSCAMAYIVLIMVLAITNIYVKYLNKVKER, from the coding sequence TTGGCGACCACGATGATCACAACACTGGAGAGGTCCTCGCGGGCGGCCGCGCGCGGCCTGAGCGACATTTCGATCCGCAACCTTTTCATTATTCCGACGGTCCTGTTCCTGATCGTCTTCAACATCTTTCCGCTGATCTATTCGCTTGGCTATTCCTTCACCGACTTCCGCGCCTCGACCAACGCGCCGGCGAATTTCGTCGGGCTGCAGAACTATCGCGACCTGCTCAACGATCCCTATGTCTGGTCCAATTTCGCCATCACCGCGAAATACGTCATCATCTCCGTCGCCGGCCAGCTGCTTGTCGGCTTCGGCGTGGCGATGCTGCTCAACCGGGACATTCCGCTCAAGGGCCTTATCACCACGCTCCTGCTGCTGCCGATGATGCTGTCGATGGCTGTCGTCGGCTTGTTCTGGAAGCTGCTCTACGACCCGTCCTGGGGCGTCATCAACTATGCGCTCGGGCTCGGCAATTTCGAGTGGCTGGCCGATCCCAAGATGGCGCGCTACGCCGTCGCGCTGACCGACATCTGGATGTGGTCGCCCTTCGTCATGCTGTTGTCGCTGGCCGGTCTCTCGGCGGTGCCGAAACATCTCTACGAGGCCGCCGCGATCGACCGCGCCGGACCGTTCTACACCTTCTTCCGCATCACGCTGCCGCTGGTGGCGCCGATCCTGATGATCGCGGTCATCTTCCGCACCATGGAAGCGTTCAAGACCTTCGACCTCGCCTACATCCTGACCAGCCAGCCGACGGCCGAGCTGATTTCGATCCGGCTCTACAAGATGGCGTTCCAGGAATGGCAGACCGGGCGGTCCTGCGCGATGGCCTATATCGTGCTGATCATGGTGCTGGCGATCACCAACATCTACGTCAAATATCTCAACAAGGTGAAGGAGCGCTGA
- a CDS encoding SDR family oxidoreductase, translating into MILQGKVALVAGGTRGAGRGIAVELGAAGVTVYVTGRSTRAQQSEYARPETIEETAELVTANGGKGIAVQVDHLVAGDVRGLVERIRTEQGRLDILVNDIWGGEKLFEWDKPVWDHNLDNGLRMLRLAIDTHLITAHHALPLMIERPGGLLVEVTDGTAEYNAEHYRLSPFYDLAKVAVNRMAWAHAKDLAKHGATSVSLTPGWLRSEMMLEAFGVREENWRDATATVPHFIISETPRFVGRAVAALAADPDRSRWNGQSLSSGGLAQVYGFTDLDGSRPDAWRYVPEVQDAGKPADATGYR; encoded by the coding sequence ATGATTTTGCAAGGAAAAGTTGCCCTGGTCGCCGGCGGCACACGCGGTGCCGGACGCGGCATAGCGGTCGAACTCGGTGCCGCCGGCGTGACGGTCTATGTCACCGGGCGGAGCACGCGTGCCCAGCAATCCGAATATGCGCGGCCCGAAACAATCGAGGAGACGGCGGAACTGGTCACGGCGAACGGCGGCAAGGGCATCGCCGTACAGGTCGATCACCTCGTGGCCGGCGATGTACGCGGGTTGGTCGAGCGCATCCGCACTGAGCAGGGCCGCCTCGACATACTGGTCAACGACATCTGGGGCGGTGAAAAGCTGTTCGAATGGGACAAGCCGGTCTGGGACCACAATCTGGACAATGGCTTGCGCATGCTGCGTCTGGCCATCGACACCCATCTGATCACCGCCCACCATGCACTGCCCCTCATGATCGAGCGGCCCGGCGGGCTGCTGGTGGAAGTCACCGACGGCACGGCCGAATACAATGCCGAGCACTACCGGCTGTCGCCCTTCTACGACCTTGCCAAGGTCGCGGTTAACCGCATGGCCTGGGCCCACGCCAAGGACCTTGCGAAACACGGGGCCACGTCGGTCTCCTTGACGCCCGGCTGGCTGCGGTCGGAGATGATGCTGGAGGCCTTCGGGGTGCGCGAGGAGAATTGGCGCGATGCAACGGCCACGGTGCCGCATTTCATCATTTCGGAGACGCCGCGCTTTGTCGGCCGTGCCGTTGCCGCTTTGGCCGCGGATCCGGATCGTTCGCGCTGGAACGGGCAGTCGCTATCCAGCGGCGGGCTGGCGCAGGTCTATGGCTTTACCGATCTCGACGGCTCGCGGCCCGATGCCTGGCGCTATGTGCCGGAGGTCCAGGACGCCGGCAAACCCGCCGATGCAACGGGTTACCGGTAG
- a CDS encoding carbohydrate ABC transporter permease, which translates to MAAVRTSSEIGFNRVAIVAVLLVTIIFLAPIYWIASTAFKPRNLATTIPPTVVFQPEISPFVKLFTKRSQLRSPPTPEEYAAAPWWERVVFDGGEKIVRDGKGQVQWSGYPSRFLNSLIIAITSTVLAVGMGTFTAYGFSRFKVKGEADLLFFILSTRMLPPVVVAIPMFLMYRAVGLNDTHVGLIILYTAFNLSFSVWLMKGFMDEIPKEYEEAALVDGYTRMEAFFKIVLPEAATGIAATAVFCFITAWNEYAFALIMTNRRAQTAPPFIPSQVGSGLPDWTVIAAGTFLFLLPVAIFTFLLRNHLLRGMSFGAIRK; encoded by the coding sequence ATGGCCGCCGTCCGCACTTCTTCCGAAATCGGCTTCAACCGCGTCGCCATCGTCGCCGTGCTGTTGGTGACCATCATCTTCCTCGCCCCGATCTACTGGATCGCCTCGACGGCGTTCAAGCCGCGCAATCTGGCCACCACCATCCCGCCGACGGTCGTCTTCCAGCCGGAAATTTCACCTTTCGTGAAGTTGTTCACCAAGCGCTCGCAATTGCGCAGCCCGCCGACGCCGGAAGAATACGCGGCGGCGCCGTGGTGGGAGCGCGTCGTTTTCGACGGCGGCGAGAAGATCGTGCGCGATGGCAAAGGCCAGGTGCAGTGGTCGGGCTATCCGAGCCGCTTCCTGAACTCGCTGATCATCGCCATCACCTCGACGGTGCTGGCGGTCGGCATGGGCACGTTCACCGCCTATGGCTTCTCGCGCTTCAAGGTGAAGGGGGAGGCGGACCTTCTCTTCTTCATCCTGTCGACGCGCATGCTGCCGCCGGTGGTGGTGGCGATCCCGATGTTCCTGATGTACCGCGCTGTCGGCCTCAACGACACCCATGTCGGCCTGATCATCCTCTACACCGCCTTCAACCTGTCCTTCTCGGTGTGGCTGATGAAGGGTTTCATGGACGAAATCCCGAAGGAGTATGAGGAAGCGGCGCTCGTCGACGGCTATACGCGCATGGAAGCCTTCTTCAAGATCGTGCTGCCGGAGGCCGCCACCGGCATCGCCGCCACCGCCGTGTTCTGCTTCATCACCGCGTGGAACGAATATGCCTTCGCGCTGATCATGACCAATCGCCGCGCCCAGACAGCGCCGCCCTTCATCCCCAGCCAGGTCGGTTCCGGCCTGCCCGACTGGACGGTGATCGCCGCCGGAACCTTCCTGTTCCTGCTGCCGGTCGCGATCTTCACCTTCCTGCTCCGCAATCATCTGTTGCGCGGCATGTCCTTCGGAGCGATCCGCAAATGA
- a CDS encoding ABC transporter ATP-binding protein produces the protein MAHIQLKNISKSFGNHTALTGLDLDIADGEFFVLLGETGAGKTTTLRLIAGLEKPSEGQVLIDGVDVADWGAAERDVALVLQQYSLYPRYTVRENLEFPLKPKIRRLPDAEIKDRVDRAARTLRIEHLLDRKTDRLSGGEMQRVSIGRAIVRKPRVFLMDEPLSALDAKLREALRTELKNLQIQLGATFLFVTHDQIEAMSMGDKVGVLNHGRIVQTGTPHEIYNNPRDTYVASFVGSPPMNLIDGKLVDGRAVMAPLNFELPFSGGAKASGATDGRPLVFGIRPEDVYLESGAPVEARVHDVENHGVEKILTLRVGDTTLRATVPARTDVAIEQPVRFAWNQDKVVLFDKGSGVSLRHAS, from the coding sequence ATGGCCCATATCCAGCTCAAGAACATCTCCAAGAGTTTCGGCAACCACACTGCATTGACCGGGCTCGATCTCGACATCGCCGATGGCGAGTTCTTCGTGCTCCTGGGCGAGACGGGCGCCGGCAAGACGACGACGCTGCGGCTGATCGCCGGTCTCGAGAAACCCAGTGAAGGCCAGGTCCTGATCGACGGCGTCGATGTCGCCGACTGGGGCGCGGCCGAGCGCGACGTGGCGCTGGTGCTGCAGCAGTACTCGCTCTATCCGCGCTACACGGTGCGCGAAAATCTCGAATTCCCGCTGAAGCCGAAGATCCGCAGGCTGCCCGATGCAGAGATCAAGGATCGCGTCGACCGCGCCGCACGTACGCTGCGCATCGAGCATCTGCTCGACCGCAAGACCGACCGCCTCTCAGGCGGCGAGATGCAGCGCGTCTCGATCGGCCGGGCGATCGTGCGCAAGCCACGCGTGTTCCTGATGGACGAGCCGCTGTCGGCGCTCGACGCCAAGCTGCGCGAGGCGCTGCGCACGGAACTGAAGAACCTGCAGATACAGCTCGGCGCCACCTTCCTGTTCGTCACCCACGACCAGATCGAGGCGATGTCGATGGGCGACAAGGTCGGCGTCTTGAACCACGGCCGCATCGTGCAGACCGGCACGCCGCACGAGATCTACAACAATCCGCGCGACACCTATGTGGCGAGCTTCGTCGGCTCGCCGCCGATGAACCTCATCGACGGCAAGCTGGTGGACGGCCGCGCGGTGATGGCGCCGCTGAATTTCGAACTGCCTTTTTCTGGGGGAGCCAAGGCGAGTGGCGCGACCGACGGTCGCCCGCTCGTCTTCGGCATCCGTCCCGAAGACGTTTATCTCGAGAGCGGCGCGCCGGTCGAAGCACGCGTCCATGATGTCGAGAACCATGGCGTCGAAAAGATCCTGACGCTGCGTGTCGGCGACACGACGCTGCGCGCCACGGTGCCGGCAAGGACCGATGTCGCCATCGAGCAGCCGGTGCGCTTTGCCTGGAACCAGGACAAGGTGGTGCTGTTCGACAAGGGCAGCGGTGTCAGCTTGCGGCACGCCAGTTAG
- a CDS encoding TetR/AcrR family transcriptional regulator, which produces MTRPKTQSDEQVLEAALRLIHEHGPEALTFERLAKACGLAGATLVQRFGNKARLKQRTLLHAWDGLDDKTSTLAAAVPKTPAGAIELLVALSQGYGGIESYAEGLLVLREDLRDPLLRARGAAWKTALCNALAACFAATPGPPDIGPLMASHWQGSLLWWSFNPTIEVAAYVEDSLNRFVAAITRQRPENHDGSRAAG; this is translated from the coding sequence ATGACCCGGCCCAAAACCCAATCCGACGAGCAGGTGCTGGAAGCCGCATTGCGATTGATCCACGAGCACGGCCCGGAAGCGCTCACCTTCGAGCGCCTGGCCAAAGCTTGCGGCCTCGCCGGTGCCACCCTGGTGCAGCGCTTTGGGAACAAGGCGCGGTTGAAGCAGCGCACCTTGTTGCATGCCTGGGACGGTCTCGACGACAAGACCAGCACGTTGGCGGCCGCCGTTCCCAAAACGCCAGCCGGCGCGATCGAATTGCTGGTGGCGCTGTCGCAAGGCTATGGCGGCATCGAATCCTACGCCGAGGGCCTGCTCGTCCTGCGCGAGGACCTGCGCGACCCCTTGCTCAGGGCCCGCGGTGCGGCCTGGAAGACAGCGCTGTGCAATGCACTCGCGGCTTGCTTTGCGGCAACGCCCGGCCCGCCGGATATCGGCCCGCTGATGGCGTCGCATTGGCAGGGATCGTTGCTGTGGTGGAGTTTCAATCCGACGATCGAAGTGGCTGCCTATGTCGAGGACAGTCTCAACCGCTTCGTTGCCGCCATCACAAGACAGCGGCCCGAAAACCATGACGGTTCCCGAGCCGCTGGATAG